A window from Flavobacterium gyeonganense encodes these proteins:
- a CDS encoding FecR family protein: protein MSKIDQQGWEEWTLENQQRAKLVEDARLLLLAMKVPENKISYSELTTALQSTWIKIEEKENRNKSIRDNSFKYLKVYWRSIAATLFFAFLSLWFYNNEFKSNDSVVTYKELLEENNEGLVEQTNNSNKPQIITLSDGSSVLLQPNSKLSYPKIFTGNQRKVYLSGEGFFEISKNPQKPFLVYANEIITKVVGTSFRVRAYSDQPNVEVLVRTGKVKVSSNELAGDSKHEVILLPNEALRFLRKDLIFNKISNITEDKSLARNVGNIEQLSFEFTDIPVGQILTTIEQAYQVEIDFPKDKLKDCHLTTSLSDQPLSEKLKIICKSIGNDTSFEMNGNQIVITSQGCN, encoded by the coding sequence TTGTCAAAAATTGATCAGCAAGGCTGGGAAGAATGGACATTAGAAAATCAGCAACGGGCAAAATTGGTTGAAGATGCCAGACTTTTATTGTTGGCAATGAAAGTACCAGAAAATAAAATTTCTTACTCGGAGCTTACTACCGCACTACAATCCACCTGGATTAAGATTGAAGAAAAAGAGAATCGAAACAAAAGCATAAGAGATAATTCATTTAAGTATTTAAAGGTGTATTGGCGTAGTATTGCTGCTACTTTATTTTTTGCATTTTTATCACTTTGGTTTTACAATAATGAATTTAAGAGTAATGATTCTGTTGTAACTTATAAGGAACTTCTAGAAGAAAATAATGAAGGACTCGTTGAGCAGACGAATAATTCTAATAAACCACAAATAATTACTTTGTCAGATGGCAGTTCAGTTTTATTACAGCCAAACAGTAAATTAAGTTATCCTAAAATCTTTACCGGAAATCAAAGAAAAGTGTATTTATCAGGTGAGGGTTTTTTTGAAATTAGCAAAAATCCCCAAAAACCTTTTCTTGTTTATGCTAACGAAATCATTACAAAAGTTGTTGGTACTAGTTTTAGGGTAAGAGCTTATTCAGATCAGCCGAATGTTGAAGTACTTGTTCGAACCGGTAAAGTTAAGGTAAGTTCAAATGAATTGGCAGGAGATTCAAAACATGAGGTTATTTTATTGCCTAATGAAGCTTTACGTTTTTTAAGAAAAGACCTAATTTTTAATAAAATAAGTAATATAACAGAGGATAAGTCATTAGCTAGGAATGTGGGCAATATTGAACAATTAAGTTTTGAATTTACTGATATTCCGGTAGGACAGATTCTTACAACGATAGAACAAGCGTATCAGGTTGAAATTGATTTTCCTAAAGATAAATTAAAAGATTGTCATTTAACCACTTCATTAAGTGATCAGCCTTTATCAGAAAAACTTAAAATTATTTGCAAGAGTATTGGCAATGATACGAGTTTTGAGATGAATGGAAATCAAATTGTAATAACATCACAAGGCTGTAATTAA